A single genomic interval of Bradyrhizobium japonicum USDA 6 harbors:
- a CDS encoding metallophosphoesterase family protein — protein MSMIAPRNSPRPKLPNGVRIYAISDIHGCAHLLEQMFAVIDADMANSRPYRAIEVFLGDYIDRGPDSRHTLDLLINRSRRRNTVFLKGNHEAYFTSVLEDPARAAEWFQFGGLQTLMSYGVSAAPGIGKDELPDLVRELTSVMPPEHIAFLRQLRPTFTCGDFFFVHAGVRPGIPLSEQREQDLLWIRDEFLQSNRRFGKYVVHGHTPVKQAELLENRANIDTGAYATGNLTLLSIQGNSMLAI, from the coding sequence ATGTCCATGATTGCGCCCCGAAATTCGCCCCGGCCGAAGCTACCGAACGGCGTGCGCATCTATGCGATCAGCGATATCCACGGCTGCGCGCATCTGCTCGAGCAGATGTTCGCCGTGATCGATGCGGACATGGCCAACAGCCGGCCGTATCGCGCGATCGAGGTCTTCCTCGGTGATTACATCGATCGCGGACCCGACTCGCGCCATACCCTCGATCTCCTGATCAACCGCAGCCGCCGCCGCAACACCGTCTTTCTCAAGGGCAATCACGAGGCCTATTTCACCTCGGTGCTGGAAGATCCCGCCCGCGCCGCAGAATGGTTTCAGTTCGGCGGGCTCCAGACCCTGATGTCGTACGGCGTGTCGGCCGCACCCGGCATTGGCAAGGACGAGTTGCCCGATCTGGTGCGCGAGCTCACATCCGTGATGCCGCCGGAGCACATCGCGTTCCTGCGCCAGTTGCGGCCGACCTTCACATGCGGCGACTTCTTCTTCGTCCATGCAGGGGTGCGTCCGGGAATTCCGCTCTCCGAGCAGCGCGAGCAGGACCTGTTGTGGATCAGGGACGAGTTCCTGCAAAGCAACAGGCGCTTCGGCAAATACGTCGTGCACGGCCACACGCCGGTGAAGCAGGCCGAGCTGCTCGAGAACCGGGCCAACATCGATACCGGGGCCTATGCCACCGGAAACCTGACGCTGCTGTCCATTCAGGGCAACAGCATGCTCGCGATCTAG
- a CDS encoding VanZ family protein — protein sequence MRRNHLIAAAVICLVLIVYATLAKLAGRPALMGHAEAYWVVVIERFSAYGLLGFLLSFLLPGRVKLACAFVIAVAVGLEVLQAVTPDRDPRFIDVLQKAAGGTVGVLLAQTILAFLPRPPS from the coding sequence ATGCGCCGCAATCATCTCATCGCAGCCGCGGTTATCTGTCTCGTGCTCATCGTCTATGCGACGCTGGCCAAGCTCGCGGGCCGGCCGGCACTCATGGGCCACGCGGAGGCCTACTGGGTCGTCGTGATTGAGCGCTTCAGCGCCTACGGTCTGTTGGGCTTCCTGCTGTCCTTCCTGCTACCGGGACGCGTCAAGCTGGCTTGCGCGTTCGTGATCGCCGTCGCAGTCGGGCTAGAGGTCTTGCAGGCGGTAACGCCGGATCGTGATCCACGATTCATCGATGTGCTGCAAAAGGCCGCCGGCGGCACCGTCGGCGTCCTTCTGGCCCAGACCATCCTGGCTTTCCTGCCGAGGCCGCCGTCCTGA